The Streptomyces sp. NBC_00236 DNA window AGGCCAGCGTCTCCAGGCAGCCGCGCTGGCCGCAGGGGCAGTCCGGGCCGTCCGGCCGGATCACGATGTGGCCGATCTCGCCCGCGTAGCCGTGGGCGCCCGCCTCGATGCTGCCGGCGATGCCGATGGCGCCGGCGATCCCGGTGCCCAGCGGCACGAACAGGAAGCGGTCGGCGCCGTTGCCCGCACCGATCCGGCCCTCGGCGAGCCCGCCGGTCCTGACGTCGTGACCGAGGGCCACGGGTACGCCGCCGAGCCGTTCGCCGAGCAGTCGGCGCATGGGTACGTCGCGCCAGCCGAGGTTCGCCGCGTAGACGGCGATCCCGTTCTCGGCGTCGACGATGCCGGGCACCGCGACGCCGGCCGCGAGGGCGCTCTCGCCGAGGTGCTCCTCGCCGTACGCGCGCAGATCCGCCGCGAAGGCGAGGACCGACTCCACGACGGCGTCGGGGCCCCGCTCCCTGCCGGTCGCGCGCCGTGCCTCGTAGAGCAGGGTGCCGTCGGCCCCGACCAGTGCGGCCTTCATTCCGGTGCCGCCCACATCGAGGGCGATGACGTGTTTCACGGGAAACAGTTTCGCCCGACGACCCCCAAAAGGTCTAGTCCACTATCGCTGTTTGTTGCGCATCCATACAAAATCGGGGCCGCAACCCGGCGGCAACCGGCCGCAACCCGGACGCAACCCGGTGGCAACCGGCCGCGACCCGGGTGCGACCCGACGAGGGAGCTGTCCGAACTATCCGGGAAGGATCACGCTGCGCGACAGATTCCGCGGATGGTCCGGGTCGTAGCCCTTCGACTCCGCGAGGACGACCGCGAGCCGCTGCGCCCGGATCAGATCGGCCATCGGGTCCGCCGACCGGTGCGCGACGAGCGTCCCGCCGACCGCCGCGACCTCACCGGCGAGGCCTTCGGGCAGCGGGCCGAAGACCCAGGCCACCCGGTTCGGACCGGTGATCGCGATCGGGCCGTGCCGATACTCCATCGCGGGGTACGACTCGGTCCAGGCGCCCGCCGCCTCGCGCATCTTCAGCCCGGCCTCCTGGGCGAGCCCGTAGGTCCAGCCGCGCCCCAGGAACGTCCACTGCTCGGCCGCGACCACCGTCTCGTCCAGCGGCTCGGTCACCGCGAGCTCCGCGTCGACGGCGGCCTCGGCGACCGTCTTCACCCCGGCCGGCAGGGGGCCCGCCGCCTCCAGGCCGGCCCGCAGGAACGCGAGTGCCGTGGTGGCGAACCGGGTCTGGACGACCGATTCCTCGTCCGCCCAGTCCAGCACGGCCACGGTGTCGGCGGCGTCCATGACGGGCGTCTTCGGGTCGGCGGTCAGCGCGACGGTGGCCACCTTGCCGCGCAGCTCGCCCAGCAGCGCCAGCACCTCGCTCGTCGTACCGGAACGGGTGATCGCCACGACCCGGTCGTACGTCCGCCCGGCGGGGAACTCCGAGGAGGCGTACGCGTCCGTCTCGCCCTGTCCTGCGGCCTCCCGCAGTGCCGCGTAGGCGATGGCCATGAACCAGGAGGTGCCGCACCCGGTCAC harbors:
- a CDS encoding ROK family protein, encoding MKHVIALDVGGTGMKAALVGADGTLLYEARRATGRERGPDAVVESVLAFAADLRAYGEEHLGESALAAGVAVPGIVDAENGIAVYAANLGWRDVPMRRLLGERLGGVPVALGHDVRTGGLAEGRIGAGNGADRFLFVPLGTGIAGAIGIAGSIEAGAHGYAGEIGHIVIRPDGPDCPCGQRGCLETLASAGAVSRAWAAASGDPEADAADCAKAVESGDPKAVAVWKDAVDALAAGLVTALTLLDPRTLIIGGGLAEAGETLFTPLRAAVEERVTFQKLPHIVPAALGDTAGCLGAGLLAWDLLSTEVSA
- a CDS encoding SIS domain-containing protein, coding for MSRTASEIATQPSCWRRAAEAGAAFDGLPRPGERVAVTGCGTSWFMAIAYAALREAAGQGETDAYASSEFPAGRTYDRVVAITRSGTTSEVLALLGELRGKVATVALTADPKTPVMDAADTVAVLDWADEESVVQTRFATTALAFLRAGLEAAGPLPAGVKTVAEAAVDAELAVTEPLDETVVAAEQWTFLGRGWTYGLAQEAGLKMREAAGAWTESYPAMEYRHGPIAITGPNRVAWVFGPLPEGLAGEVAAVGGTLVAHRSADPMADLIRAQRLAVVLAESKGYDPDHPRNLSRSVILPG